Proteins co-encoded in one Fusarium musae strain F31 chromosome 3, whole genome shotgun sequence genomic window:
- a CDS encoding hypothetical protein (EggNog:ENOG41), whose amino-acid sequence MPSLVSYLFAVFFVSLLFTKLLHLFIHIHSIAVIDFVVYLPTFFLQDFFLVLFARLLLRRERTILSLIGYVLGCFLTLITFVAAASELGFHYRTGGEVEWSDAGDFANDEGLNVLISESSSVIVSGLIILIVAWLPQNYLYRVFGDIVSGIGKRIASVSRYLRGKIRPQTQHQQDPENAEPFLQRVNSESTVANSGHSSPNLSRDADEKEEELTQKRRCCAFVPSWIINTVVLLFIGITWVARPDQPYNHIASSLPLRLSDSVRPKLGLCASQNEFPLRQLIEKSRWQDPKGNFKGWAPSRENNGLVKKYRENPPAWLPNPIPSGFLKWNPDRYKDEHDKKDGPSNVCPNTWQDRGFYNPVNDPMRITNLDQEILAPIQEALSNNSVKIRHIALILMESMREELFPLQQGSSIHQFIMESNDENSRDEVNGRVSRMTQNFEKITGKPGNYRSANGSAYDPPAKPVWNDQTKPGFGGVNVVGGLTSSSVSTKSLAAAHCGAWPMAVNMFEESELESYQPCIPQILELFNKVKGNTTKREDKSENKSENKPQKERDWWGFGGTAQAKFHEYQWKPAFFQAVTDHYDRQDKFDEKIGFDFKVTKPRLDEEAKDNPEMEEINYFGYPETDLREHIRKFISDGLAEDKRLFMSHFTSTTHHPWGVPKWFEKEKYMGKEGGNHQDLDKYLNTIRFTDAWLGELMQMFEDTGIADETLVVFVGDHGQAFKEDFSKTGTYENRHISNFRVPISFRHPSIPRVQYEANVTSISILPTILDLLVNSGSLNKKDSEIAFDLAHDYEGQSLIRPYQKTQDGRRAWNFGLINPGGGMLTVTSADAPWRLAVPLKKDLEYTFTDLGKDPLELDALDKWSIKSMIKAVKRQYGDDAATWVKEADEVAHWWALERRRLWGYNPDEDK is encoded by the exons ATGCCTTCTTTAGTCTCCTATCTTTTTGCTGTCTTTTTCGTATCATTACTATTTACGAAGCTGCTACATCTcttcatccacatccactcCATCGCCGTCATCGACTTTGTCGTCTATCTACCGACCTTCTTTTTACAAGACTTCTTCCTAGTTCTCTTCGCCCGGTTATTGCTGCGTCGAGAGCGAACAATTCTCTCTCTGATTGGTTATGTTCTTGGATGCTTTTTAAC TTTGATAACGTTCGTTGCTGCGGCATCCGAGCTTGGCTTTCACTATAGAACAGGCGGCGAAGTCGAATGGAGCGACGCTGGCGATTTTGCTAATGACGAGGGTCTCAATGTTTTGATCAGCGAGAGCAGCAGCGTCATTGTTTCTGGTTtaatcatcctcatcgtcgcaTGGTTGCCTCAGAACTATCTGTACAGGGTCTTTGGTGACATCGTATCTGGAATTGGCAAGCGAATCGCTTCAG TCTCTCGGTATTTGCGAGGCAAGATTCGCCCGCAGACCCAACATCAGCAGGATCCTGAGAACGCCGAGCCTTTCCTTCAGCGTGTCAACAGCGAAAGTACCGTCGCAAACAGTGGCCATTCATCACCTAACCTGAGCCGCGATGcagatgagaaggaggaagagcttaCACAAAAGCGACGCTGCTGTGCATTTGTTCCTTCTTGGATCATCAACACAGTCGTCTTGCTATTCATCGGCATCACATGGGTCGCCCGCCCTGACCAACCGTATAACCACATCGCAAGCAGTTTGCCTTTAAGATTGTCCGACTCTGTACGACCGAAGCTTGGACTCTGTGCTTCTCAAAACGAATTTCCCTTGCGACAGCTCATCGAGAAGTCAAGATGGCAGGATCCCAAGGGCAACTTCAAGGGATGGGCTcctagcagagagaacaaCGGCTTGGTAAAGAAGTACAGAGAAAACCCTCCTGCTTGGCTTCCTAACCCCATCCCCAGCGGTTTCCTCAAGTGGAATCCTGATCGATACAAGGACGAGCATGACAAGAAGGATGGTCCTAGCAACGTGTGCCCCAATACTTGGCAAGATCGGGGCTTCTACAACCCAGTCAACGACCCCATGCGAATTACTAACCTCGATCAAGAGATTCTGGCTCCTATACAAGAGGCACTCTCCAATAACTCGGTCAAGATTAGACATATTGCTCTTATTCTCATGGAGAGCATGCGCGAAGAACTCTTCCCTCTCCAGCAGGGCAGCAGTATCCACCAATTCATCATGGAGTCGAACGACGAGAATTCCAGAGATGAAGTCAACGGCCGGGTGTCACGCATGACTCAGAACTTCGAGAAGATTACCGGAAAGCCAGGCAACTATCGAAGCGCAAACGGAAGTGCTTACGATCCTCCCGCGAAGCCCGTATGGAACGACCAGACGAAGCCCGGCTTTGGTGGTGTCAATGTCGTTGGAGGTCTTACCAGCAGCAGTGTCTCTACCAAGAGTCTTGCTGCTGCACACTGTGGCGCTTGGCCCATGGCCGTCAACATGTTTGAAGAATCCGAACTCGAGAGCTATCAGCCCTGCATTCCGCAGATTCTCGAACTGttcaacaaggtcaagggcaACACAACAAAGCGAGAGGATAAGTCAGAGAACAAGTCAGAGAACAAGCCACAAAAGGAGCGAGATTGGTGGGGGTTCGGTGGTACTGCGCAAGCCAAGTTCCACGAGTACCAATGGAAGCCCGCTTTCTTCCAAGCCGTTACAGACCACTACGATAGACAGGACAAATTTGACGAGAAGATTGGTTTCGATTTCAAGGTCACCAAGCCGAGATTAGacgaggaggccaaggacaatcctgagatggaggagatcaACTATTTTGGATACCCCGAAACGGATTTGAGGGAGCACATCAGAAAGTTTATTTCTGACGGTCTCGCCGAAGACAAGCGACTCTTCATGTCGCACTTCACCAGCACGACTCATCACCCTTGGGGAGTGCCAAAGTGGTTCGAGAAAGAGAAGTACATGGGTAAAGAGGGTGGtaatcatcaagatctcgacaagtatctcaacaccatccgctTCACCGATGCATGGCTCGGGGAGCTTATGCAGATGTTTGAGGATACCGGAATTGCCGATGAAACCCTCgttgtctttgttggtgaCCACGGCCAAGCTTTCAAGGAAGATTTCTCGAAGACGGGTACCTACGAAAACCGTCACATCAGCAACTTTCGGGTTCCGATTTCCTTCCGACATCCCAGCATTCCTCGGGTGCAATACGAGGCCAACGTGACATCCATCTCTATCCTTCCCACCATTCTCGACCTCCTCGTTAATTCAGGATCTCTCAACAAAAAAGATTCCGAAATTGCATTCGACCTCGCCCACGACTACGAAGGTCAATCCCTAATTCGCCCCTATCAAAAGACACAAGACGGCCGTCGCGCTTGGAACTTTGGACTTATCAACCCAGGCGGTGGTATGCTCACAGTAACCTCAGCCGACGCACCGTGGCGCCTCGCAGTCCCTCTAAAGAAAGACCTCGAATACACATTTACAGATCTCGGCAAAGACCCGCTAGAGCTAGACGCCCTAGACAAATGGTCGATCAAGTCCATGATTAAGGCAGTGAAGCGGCAGTACGGCGACGATGCTGCGACCTGGGTCAAGGAGGCCGACGAAGTTGCCCACTGGTGGGCTCTAGAGCGAAGACGCCTCTGGGGGTATAACCCCGACGAGGACAAATGA